In Rutidosis leptorrhynchoides isolate AG116_Rl617_1_P2 chromosome 2, CSIRO_AGI_Rlap_v1, whole genome shotgun sequence, one genomic interval encodes:
- the LOC139891280 gene encoding protein TRIGALACTOSYLDIACYLGLYCEROL 3, chloroplastic-like, whose protein sequence is MNSLVGSSVFTLNSRNVSFLSSGYCKSNKKTVTLINTKKIACCSIAPQNLKPAAEFQPSKFNDSSLNLFTEDSEETDVLIECKDVYKSFGEKHILKGVNFKIKYGEAVGIIGPSGTGKSTILKIIAGLLTPDKGEVYIRGRRRLGLISDDDMSGLRIGLVFQSAALFDSLTVRENVGFLLYEHSKMPEDKIQELVTETLAAVGLKDVEERMPSELSGGMKKRVALARSIIYDTTNNAIEPEVLLYDEPTAGLDPIASTVVEDLIRSVHCKGEDAVGKPGKIASYVVVTHQHSTIRRAVDRLVFLHEGKVVWEGMTHEFTSSTNPIVQQFASGNLDGPIKY, encoded by the exons ATGAATTCTTTGGTGGGTTCATCTGTTTTCACTCTAAATTCACGGAATGTGTCATTTTTATCATCTGGGTATTGTAAATCTAACAAAAAGACTGTTACTTTAATCAATACAAAGAAAATTGCTTGTTGTAGTATCGCTCCTCAGAATTTAAAGCCTGCAGCTGAATTTCAACCTTCCAAATTCAAC GATTCTTCTTTGAATTTGTTTACAGAAGATTCTGAGGAAACAGATGTGCTAATTGAGTGTAAAGATGTTTATAAGTCATTTGGGGAGAAACACATCTTAAAAGGTGTTAATTTTAAG ATCAAATATGGTGAAGCAGTTGGAATAATTGGACCATCTGGCACAGGAAAATCTACCATATTAAAGATTATTGCAGGGCTCCTAACTCCAGATAAG GGGGAAGTTTACATTCGAGGACGTAGAAGACTTGGATTAATAAGTGATGATGATATGTCCGGCCTTCGAATTGGCCTG GTATTTCAGAGTGCAGCACTTTTTGATTCTTTAACAGTTAGAGAAAATGTTGGATTCCTTTT GTACGAGCATTCAAAAATGCCCGAAGATAAAATTCAAGAACTTGTTACAGAAACGTTGGCTGCAGTTGGATTAAAG GATGTTGAGGAGCGGATGCCATCTGAGTTGTCTGGAGGGATGAAAAAACGAGTCGCGTTAGCACGATCTATAATATATGACACAACAAATAATGCAATAGAACCTGAG GTGTTGTTGTATGACGAACCAACCGCGGGATTGGATCCAATTGCGTCTACTGTAGTTGAAGATCTGATCCGGTCCGTTCATTGCAAAGGTGAAGATGCAGTCGGGAAGCCTGGAAAGATTGCATCGTATGTGGTTGTAACTCACCAACACAGTACAATTAGAAGAGCTGTTGACAG GTTAGTGTTTCTACACGAGGGAAAGGTTGTATGGGAAGGAATGACTCATGAATTCACTTCATCCACAAATCCAATTGTTCAGcag TTTGCGTCCGGGAACTTGGATGGGCCGATTAAGTACTAA